In the genome of Shewanella denitrificans OS217, the window TAAGGAAGGAAACATACTAATTGGGTTAATATGGATTTATTCATCAGTTATCTGGGTACCATATTTTATCATTTCAGGAAAAAACCAAAAAAGTTAACAACCCCCTTTTAAACTGATTTGTTCTTTACCTTCTAGTGTTATTTTCGGATGTGTTGTTTATTCTCTTTTAGCAGGCTAGCAAGTAACTAAAACTAGACTGCTAACAGTTGGCGCGGTTTCGCTACGCTACACATATAAGTCCCTTTTTATTGAGAGTTAGTACCAATTGAAATTTCGAATCATATTGTTATTTGTCACTGTATGCTTGTTTTGGACATGTGTTCATAGGCCTGCTGGTTCATTAGATTACGAGTTAGTGTTAAAGCCATATCCCTCTTTTACTCTGGCTGTTGGTGGTGGCGAAGAGGGGAGTTATAAGAGGCGTTTGCAGCAAGGAGAATTTCCTAATTGGTTAGTTAATAACAATTATAAAACTATAGCTTATGGTAGTCTTGAATCTACAACTCAGCCTTGGGAATTCCTTCGGTGGTTTTCTTTAGCATTTGTTTTTAGTGGCTGGCTTTGTGTCATTGCTTCAGCCACCAGAAAAAGATTAAAAGCACTTAATTGGGCTTCCTGAGGCGTCTAACCCTCCCCCTGAAGAAAACTATAACTCATTAGTTAAACTAACTGGAAAGATCAGACTAACTGGCTCGATACAGCCAGAATGGATCAAGAGTCATCCATGACTCTTGATTAGACTATTAGACTATTACCCTGCTATAGCCGCACTCTTACATCGCAATGACTTCGCGATTACTGCCCTACAATTACACTGTAAAAGCATTACACCGCAACAGCCTTACCCCCACAGCGGCATAACTCCCACGGCATCATAGCTTTAAGCAGCTGATGGCTTCCAAGCCCCTAAGGTGAGGCTGACGGTTTGACCGCTACCCACATTCCCTGGGGTTTTCGAGGGCACATTTTGACTGCTAGGCCAACTTTGGGTTGGGATCCCCAAGGTGCTTGAGCCCACATTAGGGTTTTCGTCTAGGCTAAACCCGTAAGCCATAGCAAAGGTTCCAGCAGTATTTTTGCCGAAGATATTCATGGCTTCAGTCTTGTCTTTCCCGCTGGCCGTTGCCACTGCAACTGGGATGGTCGCGCAATGGAAAAACTTGGCGTAGACGTCGTAAAGGCTCTTGGCGTTATTGTAACTATTAGGATGATCTGTGTACCAGTTATCTGTGTTGGTCCACGCATCCGAAGTGTAGTGTTCTTTGATTACAGCCTTACTATCAACCACGCCGTCTAGTACTACGCCTCGAGAGAAAGCTTCAAATATCGCCGCCTCAATCTGACCGAAGGCCTGGTATTCAAGCACGGATTCATTGCTATTCTGTGCCCGTACCGCTTGAAAGAAAGGTTTATCCCCCTCGAAATCCGCTTTAGGAATCGTGATAGAAAGCCCATTAGGGCCACTCAGCGTAAACTGAGTGCCGTCACTGCTGCCAGAATAAGTGCCCACAGTTGCACCATTTAAATAGAAATTGATTTGATTGCCCTTGCTAAAAAGCGCCTCCGTGGTCTTGCTCCAGTAACCGCTTAAACCTGAAGCACTGGGATATATGGCCAGCCAATCTTTGGGGGACACTATGGCGGAGAATTGCGCCTCAATTAATTCTGGATAGCCCTCGCCAGTGGGGCTTGTGAACAACAATTGCTCAAACGCGGCGCCATTGGGGTCTGCTTGAGTAAAAGACGCGAAGGTGGCGGCTAATGTTGAACGCGGTACCATAGCGCCGTAGACAGAGGCATCACCAGAGACACTAAAGGAGAGGTTAATGCCGAAGGCATCCACCGCCGAAACGTCATACTGGGCATTGGGGCCAAATTCAAAGATGTCGTATGGCCCTGGAGGGCAAACCCCAGGCGCCGCGTTAAAGGGATAGGCGGTATAGCCGTTTAAGGGGTAGTCAGCTGGAGTGGTACTCGCCTTAGTGACAGTGAACACCAAGCGATTGTTACCTGAGTTAGTCACATCCGGCACCTTGACGGTAAGACCTGCATTGATGTCGATAAACTGGGCTTGAGTGGTTGTGGTCGCAGCGGCAAAACTTCCGTCTGGCTGGAGGATATAGAAGCCGGTCGCATCCCCTGCTTGCTGCATAAAACCCGCAACCCAAACCGTGTATTTGCTGCTATCAAGACCTGACTGATTAGCTATGATGATATCGTTGAGTGTTTGCAGTGTCGTAGAGTGACTCATTATTTTATCCTTTAAAATATAGTGTTTAGTCTGTCTGGGTGAGCGCTTCATCAAACCCAAAGCTCTCACTGGATTTAGCCAAGAGCGCCAAGAGTGCCAAGACCGCCAAGGTAAGCTCATGTTAATGCAGAGAATTAGTGCTGATGTATGCTAAAGAATTTGGCTTTAAAATTGCGATGACTTAACTAAGTTGTAAACTGTGACTCAGTTGCAACAAACAGCTCAGCAGCCATTCAATGGCCCATCGCATTCATATTCCATGAAAAAGTGTCAATGTCAGATCCCTCTATATTCTTCACCATTAGAGAGTGTCATAAATAAAGAAAAGCGAGTATTACAGCTCATTACACTTAGATAGCTCCCTCGGTAACTGAACCCATGAACGATTCTGAATCGCCCAACCACTCACCTCAACTCTCAACTGTCGCATCCTCTGTAGGATGAGTACTCACTGTTTTTATTGTTACCAATACGTTAAGATGAAAACCAATAATTAGACCGATAAACTCGCTGAACAAACAATGAATTATAGATTTAACGAATTTGAATTTGACAGTGAGAGCTTGCTGCTGACGAAAAGTGGCCTTACCTTGGCAATCCGTCACAACGAAGCTAAGGTCTTAGCGCTATTGCTTGAGCGCGCCGACAAGGTGTTAAGCAAAGACGATATTTTGTCTCATGTTTGGCAAAATAGACCTGTGTCAGAACAAGCGGTTTTTCAAAATATCAGCCACTTGAGAAGTATCTTAGGTAACCAAGCCATCAAAACCTTTCCAAAACGGGGTTATCAATGGCAACTTGAAACCGTGCGTGTTACCCCAGACTCCCAGTCCTCAACAATCCCAGTGCGAACTCAATATCAACCTCTACCAGTGCCGAGTCACAATAAACGCCCCCGATGGTTATATTTCGCCTTGGCGAGCATGCTTATGGTTAGCGTCCTCGCCTTCTATCTCCCCTGGCCGGACCAACAAGAAAATACTCATTCAAGGATTAGCATCGCCTACATCCCAATGACTCAGCTCAATGGTACTGAAAAGCTTTCGCTGGATGATGATACAGATTTTGATTTCACGACCTTAACTCAACTGGACGCGGCCCATTTTGAAACCTCAGCAGATCTTGAGTATCCCGCACTGGCAGGGACTCATCCATTCGTATTAACAGGTCAAATCCGCACTCATAACCAGAGCTACTATTTGGATTTCCTGCTGAAAGGTCCATTTGCAGATTGGCAAGGACAACTGACCAGCGCATCGGAGCAGGATCTACTCCAGCAGCTTAAGCAGCATTTAAATCAGCCTGTTATCTATGATTTGCTGAGCCAGCCTCAAGCCCCCGAACTCAAACAAGCCAACTTGTCCATCGCCCACCAGCAAGCGCCTGAGGATCTGATAATTCTTGGCCAACTGATCTCGGTTTATATCCAAATGGATGAGCTAGATAAGGCCATGGTCATGGCTGAAAAATTAGCAGTCTTAGGGAAGCGCCAACACCAGCCTCAACAATTGGGAAATGGGCTGCTTTACCAGAGCGAAATTTTAACCGCTAAATCCTTGTTTGAGCTAAGCGCGCAAAAACTGGCGCTAGCCATTGAGCATTTTGAAACCATAGCGGATTTAAAGCGTCAGGCTGATGCCTGGAATGCCCAATCATGGTTAGATCATCAAAATCATGATTACCCAGCAGTTAAAGCCAGTTTACTTAAGTCTGCTCAACTGGCTTTAACTGCCAAGGATAAGGCGCGGGAATTACATGCATTGACTTACCTGTCGATAATGGCCAGTAAACATAAGCAAGAGCAGGATAAATATCTTTACTTACAGCAAGCTGAAGATAAAATGAAAGCTTATCAACTCCCCAGTTACCATTTTGCTAAGATCCCTTTTCATTACGCTATCTTTGCCAGTAATGCCGCGGCGAAAGAGCCACATTTAAAGCAAGTGCTGGAGTTTACCGCCCTCACACCGGATCACTGGGTTGCTCAATCAAGCCGTAAGCAGTTAATACACTATTACCTGAAACACCGTAGGCTAATGCAAGCACAAGCGTTAGTTGAAAACCTAGCAACAGATAATGCCCACAACTCTTATCTTAAAGCCCTATTGGCCCAAGCTCAGCAGCAAAGCCCTTCAATGCTAGAACATGCCAAACGCGCATTTGAGCAAGCACGGCTAGCCGGTGAGCGCCTGCTTAGTTTGGATGCCGCACTACTCTTGTGCACCACCCAAAATCCGCAGGTCAATTATGATTTTTATTCCCAATACATAGATGAGAATGCAACCTCCTATTGGCGGGAAATCAATGAATTAAGCCTGGTGGCACTTAAACTTTAATCCTTAACCTTTCTTTGAATAAAATAAAAGGCAGCCCTATGGCTGCCATTTATTTTCGTTTTATCCTCGGCGCTAAAGCGGTTAACCTGGCTTAAGAGCTAGCCAATTTAATTTCCAGTTATTATCGAGTGATTTGAGCATCACAGTATGCTTACCTTTTTTCAGGTACAGACTCGCCCCTTGTTGTGTTTGCCATTCATGATACCCCCCCGTGTTGCTAACAAGATTAACGCCTAGGTTTTCATCATTGCTATAGAGCTCAAAACCTTTAGTGTCCCGCGGCGATGCCACTCGGTATTCCAGCGTATAACGCCCCGCCTTAGTGACATCAATTTGATAGGTCAACAGGGCTTTATCGGCGATACCGCCGGCGCCAGAGAAGTTATAGCCGCCATCAACATCGGATGTTTGACCTAGGGCGCTGCCCGTGTAATCGGCGGCCCACTGCGCTTCGACTCGTCCAGGTATACTCACCCAAGCAGCTTGAGTAGATACAGCTTCACTGTAGCGGCTTTGCATATGACGTCTTACCGCCACCACGGTATAGTCGTATTTTATCGGCTCTACATGGGTGTCGGTAAACTGGGTTTGGGTTAAGTTTGTCGCCAGCAATTTAACCATGCCACCTGAAATACTATTGCGATATACACGATAACTTTCAACATCATCCTGCAGACTCTTATCCCAGCTTAATATCACTGTGCCTTGGTCTTGCTGAATTTTAAGGTTAGTCACAGGATCTGGGACTGTTGGCTCTAACGCGCGGCGCTTGTGCTCTTGGGTTTGAGCGAAGTTTAACTCAGCCAAAAATGCCTGACTCGCCTTTGGCAAGCTAGAGGCTTCGCCATCCATGGCAACCCTAAAGCCATCTACGCCACCTGAGAAGTCAGTAGGGATACTGCCCCGCTGAGCTATGGGCCAATGACTCCAATGCCAACTGCTGCCACGGGTAGCACGGGTTTCGCAGCCGCCACTTACGTGGGCTGAGCCATCATTGCTTGCATTGTTATAATCTTCTGATACGCAATCTGCCAGCATTTCTAGCACATTACTTACCATGTCATGAACACCGAAGGGATTAGGCTTATACATGCCCACTATGCTGGCATAACCTGAATGATCGGCGCAGTTGGCAATCTTTCCTGTCCAATTGTAGTAACTGGTATTGCCGTCTCGTTGCAAAATATTTTCGCCGCTCAGATCGCCAACATTCTCATAATCACACACTCGGCTTTGCTCGGCGTCATCCTCAAAATAGTAATCCCCTGTGGTGCCCGCTCTCGCGGCATACTCCCACTCGGCTTCTGTCGGCAGGCGATAAGGTTTGCCCGTCTCCTTAGCGAGCCACTTAACATAGGCATCGGCGGCGTTCCAGTTGATGCACACCACAGGTTGAAACTCACTGGTGTTGAGTGCATTTGTTTCCCAATTTCCTTTAGATGCGGGTTGAAACCAGCCATTTAATTCATGGCGGCATTCTAGTGGAACAGGATAGTTTGTCGCTTCAACAAAGCGCCTAAACTCGTTCACTGTGACTTCGTATTTACCCAGACTAAATTGGCTGATAGTGACGTTATGAACCGGCTGAGTGTTAGCCTGTGCCATCGAGCCCATAGAAAAACTGCCCGCGGGAATGGTAACTAGAATAGGCTCTATGGGATCAATAATCCCACCGGCATGAAGCTGATAGCTAGTGCTTGATAATAATAGGCTGACGAAAAGTTTAGTAAGTTTCATGGCGCTTCCTTGTTGTTATTGAAGCGCTAGGGTGAAATTTTCGATAAAAAAAATCTTATCAAAAACCTTATCAAGGCAAGAAAATAGAAAAATCCTAACTTTTATTTCCTAAAGGCCAATCAAAAAAACAAAAAACCAAGCCTCTCGGCTTGGTTTTTATCATTAAATAGCTTGCTTAGTGTTAGAGACTCTAGTTGCCTAGCCTCTCCTTAACTGCAGCTGTGATTGGGCTGGCGCTATGACCATTGGCATTTGCCCAGTCTAGAATAGCTTTACCATCAGCTTCGACAACACTTAATTCATCTGAACCTAAGCGCTTAGCAACGAACTCCCCTACATCGTTGGCATTAGCAACATAAGCGGTTCTTAGGAGACTAATCCCATCGCAAGAAATACCTGTATAAATATTGCGCAGCTTTACGCGACTCTCTTTCAATTTCTTACGCAATCTATTCTTATCGTCAGATTTAACGTAATCACAAATATTAGCGACTAATTGATCCGCATTTGCATGAACTGGGGCTGACACTGAAGATGCTGCGATCACGGCGGCGATCGCTATTGGCACTAAACGCATCTGACACTCCTTTATTATTCGGTGTTATTAAGAATATGTGATACAAATTCTTGCTCAAGGGTAAAAAGCACACTAATTTAACACTTTTTCACTAAGGTGTTAAAGCTATATTCAAGTCCATCATGATTTGTAACACTTTCGGTTTGTGAAACTTGCCATTCCTGTTCATTCCAAGCGGGAAAAAAAGTATCTCCTTCAACATCAAGCTTGATCAATGTCAGGTACATAACCTCAGCAAACGGCAGTATTTCAGCATAAAGTTGACCGCCACCCATTACAATTAACTCATCACAATCGCCAGCGATTTTTTTGGCCTCATCAAATGAACTAACACAAGATACCCCCTCAATGGCGTAATCTAGCTGGCGTGTAATGACAATATTATGTCTGCCCGGTAAAGGACGTCCAATGGATTCAAATGTTTTTCGCCCCATCACCACAGGTTTACCTAAAGTCATCGCCTTAAAGTGACGTAAATCTTCGGGTAGATGCCATGGCATCTGATTGTCTTTACCTATAACACGATTATTTGCCATCGCGGCAATCATGGCGATCCGCATGTTTTATCCTTACATTTTTGAGATTAAATAATGGGTCGAGTACGATAATACACTAAGCTCGGCATCGCTAAACCTACCGCCAGCGCACCTAAAATAAATACCGTCTTGAGACCATTGTAAATAACTGCAGCTGTGAGCTCAGGATTGATTTGTGCCTGAGGTATCATCTGCACCAAGGCTATCATGGTATTGAACGCATAGGTACCTGGGATCATAGGTATAACCGCAGCCACTGAGTACATTAAAGGTGGCGCCATATGCCGCTTAGCAAAGCCAATGGTGACGACACCTATGATGGCCGCAGCTGAAAAGGTTGCCCATTCTATAGGCATATCAATTGACATCAATAGGGTGCGGCAACTGTGACCTATGGCGCCAGCAATTGCACAATAGGCTAAAAAACGTCGTGGCACATTGAATAGCATGGCAAAACCAATTGCTGGAATGGCTGAGAATAGCGCATCATTAAGCAGGGTCAATAACAAGTCCATTAGAGGAATAAGCCTCCTAGCTGCATAGCAATGCTAATTCCTATGACTGATGCCAAGGTAAGTAGGCTCGCATAAGCCCAGCGAGAAATACCGACCGCCATATGGCCTTTAACCATATCAGATATAGCGTTGATGAGTGGAAAACCTGGCACTAACATTAGTACACAAGCTCCCATGGCTATCTCAGGCGTTTGAGTCAGCGGAATAAGGTAGCCACTTTGGGCTATCATGGTGGTAATAAAAGCGGTCACGGAAAAATTGACTAAAAGATTAAAATGCCCCTTGGCCAAATTCAGGCGTACCGTCATACCCATCGCAGAGGCTGCAAAGGTGATCAGACTGGCAATTAAGTCGCCACCAAATAGATGACAAAAACTGGCGCAAGATAAACCTATCATGGGCACGACAAGCTTAGCCGGATAGGTTTTAGGGCTGATACGGGCTAAGCGGCGGCGTACTTCATCAGGGCCATAGATGCCCTTCTCTGCCAGGATGCAGATACGCTGTAATTCACAGATGATCATCATATTTAAACCATGATCGCGAATTCGGCGCGTAGTCGTTATGCAAGTGCCATGAACTAGGCTAGTGAGCACTAAGGAATTTGAGGAAAGGGATAACTCGACACTGTCAAGGCCTAAGGCTTTGCCTAGGCGCTGGCTGATCTCTTCAATCAGCTCAGATTCAGCGCCGTAGGCTAACAGTAATTGCGCAGTGCGTACGACTAAGCGTGTGATATCATTTTGAGTTTCTGTATACACGCTTATCTCATAGCAAGTAAACGACTACCTTTGATAAATCACTTCGACATCATAATCGTCGTCATCGAAATCATCATCGAAATCATCGTTATAATCTTCATTCACTGAGTCGGTATTGGCTTCGTGGTAATTATCCCACTTAAACTCAACTTCACTATCAGGATCTATGCTGTCATCTATCGGAGGAAGACTGGCAATATAATCTAATAATTTTAGACTCAACTCTTTAGTACCAATGCGATTGAACGCTGACATGGTATAAACATCACCCTGCCAATCCATTTCCGCAACGATGGCGTCAACTCTCTCTTGTAGATCTTCTTCGAGCATTAAATCTGTCTTGTTAAAGACCAACCAGCGCGGCTTAGCAGCAAGCTTAGGCGAGTACTTCTCAAGCTCTGCAACAATGGCTTTCGCCGCTTCTGCAGGAGAGCTACCGTCAATAGGGTCAATATCTAAAATGTGCAGTAGCACACGGCAACGCTCAAGATGCTTAAGGAAGCGAATACCTAAGCCCGCACCATCAGATGCCCCTTCGATCAAACCAGGAATATCCGCAATAACAAAGCTCTGCCCTGGACGCGGATTAACAACGCCTAAGTTAGGCACAAGTGTTGTAAACGGGTAATCAGCAACTTTAGGTGTCGCTCTTGATACTGCACGTATGAAGGTCGATTTACCCGCATTAGGCATGCCCAACAAGCCGACATCAGCAAGCAAGAGCAATTCTAACCTAAGCGAACGCACTTCGCCTGGTGTACCTAAGGTTTTTTGACGTGGCGCACGGTTTGTACTGCTTTTAAAACGAGTATTACCTAGACCGTGGAAACCACCTTTAGCCACTAACAACTTTTGACCATGAGCTGTCAAATCGCCAATAAGCTCTTGAGTTTCGTCATCCACAGCACGAGTACCGACTGGCACTTTAAGGATTAAATCAACACCGCCATGTCCTGTACAATCACGACCACGGCCATTACTGCCACGCTCGGCCATGTGGAAGCGCTCGAATCGATAATCAATTAGGGTGTTATAGTTTTCATCGGCCTGTAAAAACACACTACCGCCATCACCACCGTCGCCGCCATCAGGGCCACCATCAGGCACGTATTTTTCACGTCGAAAGCTAACGCAGCCACTGCCGCCATCACCAGCCTCAACCCTAATACTTGCCTCATCAATAAACTTCATACCTACTCCTGACACCGCTCAATCTGTAAATTATAACCCCAAATGAATGGGATGTGCAGGAAAGCGCCGAAGATAGCAAACACCACAATATCGCCTACCGCATCTAATTGTTCTACAAGAAAAATATTTTTCTCTTATAAATAGAATTTTTATTTCCCATGAGGAGTAAACGCTCAATGAGATAGAGAAACACAAAAGCCCTACCAGAGGCAGGGCTTTCGAAGACTAGCTTGGTAAAGAATTAAGCTTCGATGCTAATAAACTTACGGTTATTAGGACCTTTAACTTCAAACTTTACTTTACCGTCTGATAATGCAAACAAAGTATGGTCACGACCAATACCTACGTTTACACCAGCGTGGAACTTAGTACCACGTTGACGAACGATAATGTTACCTGCTAGAACTGATTCACCGCCAAAGCGCTTAACACCAAGACGTTTACTTTCTGAATCGCGGCCGTTACGAGTACTACCGCCAGCTTTTTTATGTGCCATGAGTTAGACTCCTAAATTAAGCGTTGATCGCTGTGATTTTAACTTCGGTGAACCATTGACGATGGCCCATCTTCTTATCGTGATGCTTACGACGACGGAACTTAATAATAGTTACCTTCTCGCCGCGACCGTGGCCAACTACTTCAGCTACGACTTTACCGCCAGCAACTAAAGGAGCACCAACGTGTACTGTTTCACCGTCAGCGATCAATAATACTTGATCGAACTCTACGGTTGCACCAGTAGCAACTTCTAATTTCTCTAAACGAACTGTATGACCTTCGGCAACACGGTGTTGCTTACCGCCACTTTGAAAAACAGCGTACATAGCTATTTCACTCCAAATGACTAACACATCAGCTCACATCAGGTGAGGCATGAGTGCTAAAAAAACTTTAATGACAATGGGCGCGGAGTTTACGCGAAGAATGTTGAACTGGCAAGACTTAAATATAAAACAATAAAAAAACCCCGACTTGCTGCGTCTTTGATGTTAACAAATGCTGTCATGTGTAAGAATATTAGGTAAAATTTGCTTTAACGCAATTTCCTGACATTGAAGGGTGTTATCCTAGCGGGAAGTTAATCACAGCAGCTGTGACTATGTTACTTACGGCATGATAAACAGTATAAACTGGGGACGATAGCAATATTGACCTCATCGCCTAAAAATTACCAGAGACTACCATGGATTTAAACGCCATTCGTGAGCTGGCTGAAACTGATATGAAAGCAGTTGATCAGCTAATATACCAACAACTCGAATCTGATGTTGCCTTGATCAATCAATTAGCGTTTTACATCATCAAAAGCGGTGGTAAGCGTCTTCGTCCTCTGTTAACCGTATTAGCCTGTAGAGCCATGGGCTATGAGGGCGACAAACACCTAAAATTGGCCGCAATCGTTGAGTTCATTCATACAGCATCTTTACTCCATGACGATGTTGTTGATGAATCTTTATTGCGCCGCGGCCGAGAAACTGCCAACGCGTTATTTGGTAATAGTGCCAGCGTGCTCGTCGGTGACTTTCTCTATACTCGCTCTTTTCAAATGATGACAGAGTTAGACAGCCTGCACGTACTTAAAGTGCTGGCCAACACCACCAATGTATTAGCAGAAGGGGAAGTGTTGCAGTTAATGAATTGCAATGACCCAAACACCACTGAAGCCAACTACATGCGAGTCATCTACTGCAAAACCGCTAAATTATTTGAAGCAGCAACCTTGCTTGCCGGTGTACTGGCTGGTGCCAGTGTGGCTGAGCAAATCGCACTGGGAGAATACGGTAAATTCCTAGGCACGGCATTCCAACTGACCGACGATTTACTCGATTACACCGCCAGCAGCGATGAACTGGGCAAAAATATCGGCGACGATCTCGCAGAAGGTAAACCCACATTACCGCTTATTTTTGCCATGGAGCATGGCAGTGCTCATGCCAAGGCATTAATTAAGCAAGCCATCGAGCAAGGGGATGGTACCCAAGCGATAGATGAGATTGTAAAAGCCCTTCATGACTCAGGTGCATTAGAATACACTAAGAACAAGGCCATAGAAGAAGCTGAGAAGGCCATAGCGGCATTATCTTGCGTTAAGGATAGTCGGCATAAGGATGCGCTGATTTCCTTGGCTAATATCGCAGTAAACCGCAGCAACTAATCCGGCCAAATGCGCTGATTATAAAAAACCTGACACCAATGAAGGCCTAGATATTCGCTATCGAAGCCTTTTTGTCATTAGTACTCTGCCGTTTCTTTATACAGCCCATTTATACAGCCCATTTACACTTGCCAATCTATCGCTTTATCGCCTTGTTTAAGCAAAATCCCATTGATGGTTGAGAAATGCTTGCAACCAAAAAAACCGCGATATGCAGAAAGCGGTGAAGGATGAGGCCCTTGCAAAATAGTGTGTTGAGAGGCGGTGATCACCTTACCCTTTTTAATCGCGTGCGCCCCCCAAAGTACGAATATGATGGGTGACGAACATTGGTTTAAGGCTAATAACACTTCATCGGTGAAACACTCCCAGCCCCATTTAGCATGGGAATGAGCTTTACCTTCCTCTACGGTTAGCACTGTATTTAACAACAATACTCCTTGCTGCGCCCAAGAGCGTAAATCACCATGCTTGGGTGGGTTAAAGCCTTCAATATCCGTGGCAAGTTCTTTGTAAATATTCACCAATGAGGGCGGGATTTTAATCCCTTCGGGAACTGAAAAACATAAGCCGTGGGCTTGTCCTAGGCCGTGATAGGGATCTTGCCCCAAAATCACCACTTTCACCTGTTCCAGTGGCGTCACTGCAAAAGCTGCAAATACCGAGTCATCGGCTGGAAATATTCGTCTCCCCTGGGCTCGCTCAGTGGCCACCTTGGCTTGCAAGGCTTGAAAATACGCCTTATTTTGCTCTTGTTCTATTAATGCTTGCCAAGATTTCATTGGACTTTTTCCTTACCACTCGGGCAACTCTGCCTAGCCATATCTATGCCAGTGAAATGACTTCGCACAAAACTAAAATAATCTTAACAGTACATTAATTGCTAATATAATTAATACTATGCCAGAGATTTTATCAATAATAACTGCTTTGGCCCGCAATTTAGGTAAGACCGCCGAATGAGACAAAATCATCGCAATGAAGGTGTACCAAAGCCCATCAACAATCAACGGGGTTGCGACTATAATTAACTGGCCAGAAAACGTATTGGCCGCCAATACAAATTGACTAAATAGCGCTAAAAAAAATAGCAATATTTTAGGATTAAATAATGATATTCCTAGCCCATCTCGCGCTGCCGTCAGTAAGCTCGTAGGTTCTGCAGCTGCCAGCTTTTGCTCACTTGCCCCTTGAGAGCGCAATGCTTGCAAACCAAGCCAAGCAAGATAAAGCGCTCCTAGCACGGCAATAATATTAAACACTATGGGCGCCTGCTTAAGTACAACGCCTAAGCCTAACAAGGTCACTAAGGCGTAGACACCTATGCCGATGGAGTGCGCCCAAGCGCAGACTATGCCATGTAATCGGCCTCCGGAGAGGGTGTGCCTTACCACCATGGCAAGGCTAGGTCCCGGTGACATAGCTCCTAAACAACAAATGGCCAATAGCCCTATCCAAGTCTCTATGCTCATTTACTCTCTCAATGTCAGTGGTGCTAATGTCGGGGCATTATCTAATAAAGCGCAATAAAAAAACCAGCCAATTTTGGCTGGTTTTGTAGAACTCACTCATTTATAAACGGTGAGCTAATCAACTTAGTTGTTGATTGAGATTAGAAGCGATAGTTAACCCGGCCATAGTAGAAGCCACCATTGTAGTCATATGGACCACTTTC includes:
- the cgtA gene encoding Obg family GTPase CgtA, translated to MKFIDEASIRVEAGDGGSGCVSFRREKYVPDGGPDGGDGGDGGSVFLQADENYNTLIDYRFERFHMAERGSNGRGRDCTGHGGVDLILKVPVGTRAVDDETQELIGDLTAHGQKLLVAKGGFHGLGNTRFKSSTNRAPRQKTLGTPGEVRSLRLELLLLADVGLLGMPNAGKSTFIRAVSRATPKVADYPFTTLVPNLGVVNPRPGQSFVIADIPGLIEGASDGAGLGIRFLKHLERCRVLLHILDIDPIDGSSPAEAAKAIVAELEKYSPKLAAKPRWLVFNKTDLMLEEDLQERVDAIVAEMDWQGDVYTMSAFNRIGTKELSLKLLDYIASLPPIDDSIDPDSEVEFKWDNYHEANTDSVNEDYNDDFDDDFDDDDYDVEVIYQR
- the rpmA gene encoding 50S ribosomal protein L27, producing MAHKKAGGSTRNGRDSESKRLGVKRFGGESVLAGNIIVRQRGTKFHAGVNVGIGRDHTLFALSDGKVKFEVKGPNNRKFISIEA
- the rplU gene encoding 50S ribosomal protein L21, which encodes MYAVFQSGGKQHRVAEGHTVRLEKLEVATGATVEFDQVLLIADGETVHVGAPLVAGGKVVAEVVGHGRGEKVTIIKFRRRKHHDKKMGHRQWFTEVKITAINA
- the ispB gene encoding octaprenyl diphosphate synthase, with product MDLNAIRELAETDMKAVDQLIYQQLESDVALINQLAFYIIKSGGKRLRPLLTVLACRAMGYEGDKHLKLAAIVEFIHTASLLHDDVVDESLLRRGRETANALFGNSASVLVGDFLYTRSFQMMTELDSLHVLKVLANTTNVLAEGEVLQLMNCNDPNTTEANYMRVIYCKTAKLFEAATLLAGVLAGASVAEQIALGEYGKFLGTAFQLTDDLLDYTASSDELGKNIGDDLAEGKPTLPLIFAMEHGSAHAKALIKQAIEQGDGTQAIDEIVKALHDSGALEYTKNKAIEEAEKAIAALSCVKDSRHKDALISLANIAVNRSN
- the ung gene encoding uracil-DNA glycosylase; amino-acid sequence: MKSWQALIEQEQNKAYFQALQAKVATERAQGRRIFPADDSVFAAFAVTPLEQVKVVILGQDPYHGLGQAHGLCFSVPEGIKIPPSLVNIYKELATDIEGFNPPKHGDLRSWAQQGVLLLNTVLTVEEGKAHSHAKWGWECFTDEVLLALNQCSSPIIFVLWGAHAIKKGKVITASQHTILQGPHPSPLSAYRGFFGCKHFSTINGILLKQGDKAIDWQV
- a CDS encoding LysE family translocator, whose translation is MSIETWIGLLAICCLGAMSPGPSLAMVVRHTLSGGRLHGIVCAWAHSIGIGVYALVTLLGLGVVLKQAPIVFNIIAVLGALYLAWLGLQALRSQGASEQKLAAAEPTSLLTAARDGLGISLFNPKILLFFLALFSQFVLAANTFSGQLIIVATPLIVDGLWYTFIAMILSHSAVLPKLRAKAVIIDKISGIVLIILAINVLLRLF